The genomic segment TGTTTGACTACTTTTCTTGCGTTTTtacataaaatatatttcaaataacacattttcagCCAATGTTCAAAGCAATTTTGTCAAATGCCAATTTCAAACCGTGATGATTCATAATATAGAGGAGGACTGGATCATCTTAGttgtgaaatgatgaaaaattatTTGTGGACAATGCCACCTGGTGGCTACTAGTGGCTActatggtaactaaaatgtagTTTTACAAAAGTATTTGTCAAGACAACACTTGAATCCAATAACCAGCTAATCCTCGACGAAACAGTGTCATGTGGGCCTCATAAAAACACCCAACCAATCTGAAAAGAACCAACGTAAAATAGTTTTCTGTCTGTTTTATGATCCTCCTGTAAGCAAAAATTGGTGGGGCAAGAGTCCTGCATCACGTGGTAACGATCACGTGAAAACGATCACGTGATATTTCCTTTCAGCTGATCACCTGACACGGGAATTACTTTTGCATGCCCGAAGGACTGATTTGTTGAACAAACATGGGGTGAGTttactacattaaaaaataaatacataatttttTGCATGCTGACATTTGATGTCGGCGGATTTAACGTTTGTGCCGACGAAACATTCGCAGAACGTGGATGGAAACAGTGGGTGTCCTGTTACTACTGTGTGGCGCTCAGGTTCCAGTCCAAACACGCCGATGCTCGTCCTTTTTCTGTCGAAAGTCACTTAATGTCAGCAGCCTCAACGGTGTGGACCCCGGAGTTCCTCTCTTTCTCACTCCTTACCTGGAGAAGGGCGCCATTGACGAAGGtagatttgtatttgtatttgtatcatGACACAACTCGACAACGCGATATATCCTTCCTATCAAACCTGTATCATTTAGGAAAATAAATATCTAGTCCTGTCACTCAAACTTGTGAAATTTCTctcaaatttgagaattttaccTTAAAATGTGTGGAATTTTACGAATGTGGACGTGACTGAAATGTGGAAAACTGTTCCCAAGATCTGCTGATTGGTTTTAACATTTTGAAGTTGTAATAAATAATCTTGACGTTTTGTTTGTTCCAGCAAGGAAATTGAGTGTAGTTGGAGAGCTCCCTGGTCAAAACGTGAAGAGTTATGCTGGCTATCTCACTGTCAACAAGGAATACAACAGTAACCTCTTCTTCTGGTTCTTCCCAGCGCTCAGGGTAATCTCAAATTAGTCCAAACAGCACCATGTTTATGCTGGAATTAGCTGCTTAGCTTTCTCATACTTGTGCATTACTCATTGAGAAACTAAAGGAGACATATGATGCATTTACCCCTCAAATTTAGGTGTGTAATAACATGTCTGCGGCATGCAATGGTCAAGAATTCTATTACAGACTTGTGTTAACAATATAGTTTTCCATTGTTTATCGCAGAGGTTGCGTTCAAAAAATAAACTGcgataagtgttttttttttttagtttaccaTTCTGATACTACATTCCTTTAAGTCTGTAAAACCTCGCCATTAACATTTTCTCACATTTCTCTCTTGCTTAAACACTCAAAGTTCAAACCTATGCAATAAAAAATAAGTGCACAATATTGTTATTCtgattgttgttgtcatttccaaaacaaaccTGTTTTAACCCTTTTGTTATGTTGTGGGCCTATTGACCCACTTATAGAAtctgtggaagaaaaaaaggtttacaTTTAGTATGCcggcctctgtttttttttcttcatttttgtttttatgcaataaataaatacataaataaagattgGGCGAATCCACAAAAGATGAACCACACGTGCCATTGTGAAAATGGCACGAAAGTGTGCACAAAGTGGGGGGTGAAATCctgttaaacaaaataaaaaacaaaaacaaaaaaaacaagatgctgCTGAAATCCCACGTCATTATTTTGTGTGACTCTTACAGCCGTCCCCTGCTGGAAATGCCCCTGTCCTGTTGTGGCTGCAAGGGGGCCCCGGAGGGACATCCATGTTCGGCCTCTTTGTGGAACACGGACCCTATGTGGTTTATAAGAACATGACGGGTAAGAAAAAGACTCCCGTGCTGATgacgttgacatgtttgattgaaAACCTCCAAACTCAGACAAAtcatatttaaatatttgttttcaagtgcGAGTAACATTTAAATATTGCTTTTTTACACACTATAAATACACTATTGTCATATAGTAGCGTGGCCAAGACCAGGCTTTGCCAGATACTCGTATTGTAAAGTAACACAAATAGCTTGTGTACTATTTGCTTCAAAATTCAATATCATCTTGCGCTAATCTAAAGCAGTGAAACTAAAGTCAGCACAACTCCAAATGTAAACAGTTTGTAATGTCATAGCTGCAGTATCAATACACAAGCTGCCATCAGTGTTACATTGTCGAATATTACAAGCGCACTTGACAAGCTTGTTCAGTGGTCTGACAGTGAGCAGCACATGATTTTCAGCATCAGGATTTCACTATGTGGAATTGCCCGAGTTAAATCTCGGACAGGCACGTGCTGATAACTAGATAAGAAATCGATTTTAGAATTCATTAGAATGAAAATCCAATCAATTTGAAAGCAGAACATCAACTTGAATAGAATCCGattgaaaatggaaagtggaaaaaaaacgtttgcttcTTTTTTGGACCAACCGCAGTGCACGCACGCAAgtgtattttaaattaaattaacaaTGTTTGTGTCTTTGCAGTGGACCTGAGGGATTACGCCTGGACCTTGAAATATTCTGTGTTATACATTGACAATCCAGTAAGTATTGTGTTTACATCATTGCGCTTTAAAGAATATTCCTAATAgcctcttgtttgttttgtgtgccaGGTCGGAACAGGTTTCAGCTTTACTGACGACGACCGCGGTTATGCTCAGAATCAGGATGATGTTGGCAGAGATCTGTACAGGTGCAACACTTCCTTCCATTTCTTGCGTCACTTTAGTACGCTTGCAACTGAAACGTTTCTTATTCTCTTGGTTTCCAAGTGCTTTGGTCCAGTTCTTCCAGCTCTTTCCCGAATACCAGTCCAATGACTTCTTTGCCACTGGAGAGGCAAGTCTTTGCCATTTCCTTCGGAAACAAAACATATGGCTGGAGGTCTTAGATGCGATTGTTTGGGCACACTAGCATGTATAGTGGAGTTGTGAGAGTTAGATCTCCTtcctataataataatcataaaatgattaaaaaaaatacatgataacattttgaaattgtaTAGATGAGTTTCAACGTTGGCAAACATTGCCCCAAGATGCGTGCGCATCTTAATGACGTCACTGGCGTGTACAAAGACGAGCGTTCTTAATTGCCTCCTCGTTTCTCAGTGCATGTGTaagccagtgtggtggttgctgttgccattttcgAACAAAGCACCAGAGATCGCTctggcatgctgaggttggcTTCGACtcttgcggaaggcttgttttcgttgcaATGAACGTCATTGCGAGGCAAGGgtggagaaaaagatttcgcaTTACGCAACAGGGGTGATTTTCATTGTGGGGGGGAAGTAGACGAGAGGGAACGtcttaatgcatgaagatttttttcacactagggggtattttcaaacatgtaggtttcattgtagagaagTTTCAGTGTTTTACGACTCACAAGCGTGTGTTTTCTGCCTCCAAGATGCACGCGCAGCCAGACTTAATGTATGCATATGTCACATGAAACTGATCTATTGGCCAAAAAAAGACGTTCCCCAAAATAAATAGTTCTCTCATCCAGTTAGAGTTCAAATTAACTCCTAACATTAAGTTAAATGATATCTAGGAGAGGTAGATGAGCGTAAAGCTCCCAGTAGATTTCTACCCCACCCCGCTACACTTTAGAGAGAAAAGGCCTCAAGCCATTGTGACTAAATGGACTAGTTTTATTGTTGGATTAACATGCACCTCCGCAATGTctgtcaataaacaataaaagccATCACGTGTTCTCCGTGTGACTCCGCAGTCTTATGCAGGGAAGTACGTTCCTGCCATCTCTTATTACATCCATAAAAACAACCCCACTGCCAAGGTCAAAATCAACTTCAAGGGCATGGCCATCGGCGACGGCCTGTGTGACCCCGAAATGGTCGGTATCCGCCGACACGAGTGTCACACGTCATTCGCGGGAAATAATGAAACATTCTCACATCTCCCAGATGCTGGGTGGCTACGGTGAGTTTTTGTACCAAACAGGCATGATCGATGAAGTTCAGAAACAGTTTGTCAACAAGCAGACCGACCTGGGCGTGGCGCTCATCCAGCAGCGGAAGTGGGTGGAGGCGTTTAAGGTACACtacaatttcattttcaacattatCACTGAGCGATGTAGACATATTTCATTAGTTAAACCGGCACATGCAATGAAAGTCTAAATAATATTTTGAGGTTTGCATGTAGAATATGGATGATCCAAATATCATGTTTTTGCAGAAGTTCAATTTCAAAAGTGAATTATACATGGATTCAGTACACattgaaatatttcatgatgacattttttttcattattttgtttactacttgaaaaaaaaaaaatttcaaaaaaatgtgatgccTGTATTACAAAATACAGTTACTTTTGAGAATATATTTCAGGTAGGATATGTCATTCTGGAACATATTCCAGAATTTGTATGAGCACCAACTTTTGAATGGAACTATTGAAATGAAGTTTTCCACAATATGCTAATGAATTGTGCTCTATCTGTATTCCTCTTTCTGTCCTGTCAGGTTTTCGACAGCTTGCTGAATGGCGACTTGACAGAGTACCCTTCCTTCTTCCAGAATGCAACAGGCTGCACCAACTACTACAACTACATGTTATGTCGGGTACTCAGAAATACTACCTTAAAACTCCGTTTACGCTTGTCACATTTAGGGCTGAATGCAATTGTGTGAGGTATCCACGTTTACACTCGACGCAAAACAAGAGATGTAGTCATTTCCAATTGTCGAAAGAGTAACAAAAGTTAACTTTATAAaggtagatttttatttttagatacACCTCAGTCGTTCCTAATGAAGCATCCCCCGTATTTCCATCTACATGTTTTACATCAGGAACCCGAAGACCAGGAATACTTTTCCATGTTTGTGACGCTCCCAGAGGTGCGGCGCGCCATCCACGTGGGCAACTTGGAATTCCACGATGGCTCGCAGGTGGAGAAGCACCTGATGCAGGACGTGATGAAGAGCATCAAGCCCTGGCTGGGTGTGCTCATGGACCACTACAAAGTGAGGATTTGAAACGGAATAATCATTTCGGACATAGAATGGTGTAGCTAGAAATGTGTGCTTAGGAGCAAGCATGTcatagttacaaaaaaaataaataaacaacatttGACAGATATTTTCGCTCATGAAATTAAATAGAAACAAAGAtgcttttaaaacaataaaaagaaattatattttaagttgacaaaacaaaataaaatgaactatAATTAGAGCAAAAATGTGCTTTGTTTTCAACGTATGCAGGTAATACATGAGTCTTGGAGGttgatttttaaatgtgatttaaaacGTTATTTATTTCGGTATTCCCGCACAATCATTAGCCGTTTGAAAACCCATTTGGTCCTTTTAATGTTTGTTGTGTAGAAGTGTCAGCCAATGAAAAAAAGCTCCATCAGATGATTCTGGTCCAGGGCGACAGCAGTGCTTGTGGCTGAAAttccaaaatttaaaaagtaaaagtcaaaacaaaattaaattgaaCATACTAAAGCAATTAACCCTGCTCAAGagccacatttgttttttggaaatGGACAAATGGGCCGAGTCACTCATGAATGAGTAATTTAAGAACCTAGCATGGCCTATTTGGCCTAAGAGACTCACCCTGTCCTCCTCACACGCAGGTGTTGATCTACAGCGGTCAGTTGGACGTGATCGTGGCGGCTCCTTTGACCGAGCGGTTCTTGCCCACCGTCAACTGGACCGGAGTGGCCGACTACAAGACGGCGCCGCGCTTTCCCTGGAAGCTTCAGCCCGACGACACGGAGGTGGCCGGTTACGTCAGACAAGTGGGAGAGTTCTACCAGGTGAGCTCTTGACCCACTCCCACTAGTGTACTACTAGTGTCAAATGTGACTTCTTATCATGCAGGTCATTATCAGAGGAGGTGGACATATTTTGCCTTATGACCAGCCAGCAAGGTCTTTTGATATGATTGACCGGTTTCTGTCGACACGAGGCTGGATATGAAGCATTCACCCGATCGAACTGCATAGTTGTGCGTATGCAAATCAGGTTCTTATTCAAATTGCTGCACATCACAACATTGCATTTGAACACGGCATTCTGTTTTTACGCTCTCATTGGCCAATCTTGCCGTCTTCAATGGAATTGGACACTCTCAATGTTTTTATGAAATCTTAttgattattttaaatgaagttgttcaaaatgccttttgacttttttttaatcattgataGTCCGTTGGTGATTTTAAAGAGGTATaaggtatatgtatatatatatatatatatatatatatatatatatatatatatatatatatatgcagtataaCAGTagtaaatgtaatgtttttttcattaccTCCAAAAACGGAATGTTTTTAACTTGAATTgccatgaaataaaagacactttaaaaaaaccaaGTCTCTCATAAGTATGATGTAATATCTCGGCAAGGTTTTGCATATAATCTGACAAGCTGTTAAAGTAAATATACACTTgcgatcagtggtcaccaacatggtgcccgcgggcaccaggtagcccgtgaagaccacttgagtagcccgccagtgcctggacattgtgatttgctagtagaaattatgatttaaaaatgcaaacattggcagtactgtgagacatttcgaaacacgatcaaagtctgacaatttaaatcatcaagtattaaaaataacacatcctcatattattgaaggtattttggacaaatatgttatttcagacgtgtatcaatttggtagcccttcacacaatcggtacacatgaagttgctctcaccctcaaaaatgttggtgacacctgcttgCGATACTCAGCATTTTATCTATCGTGTATAGTTGTTCGGCCCGACGGACAACAAAATACCATACATTtagttattttatatatatatacagtatatatagttattttatgtatattttttttcctttgggccAATAAGTTCAAAGTCGGTACAGTACTGAATTGACGCCAGTGACGTCATTATGCCTCGACGAGATGCGAAAGTAGACACACCAGATGGCGCTCTTGCTCCAAAGACGAATTCGAACTCAATATGACATCACGTTTGAAAGCAATGTACTTACAATGtgccttaattaaaaaaaattacgccCGTGCTTAGAATCGGTTTgtggttttccttttttcaaatCGAGTCAAACCTGGTTGCTACGTTTTGGTTCCATGTGCACCGAGTCCAACTTTCACTTTAAGAAGGCGCGTCTGGGCTTCTACGGCGGAGTGTGTTAAATACCGCGAGCCTCCTGGAGGCACATGGAGGCAGGCTACCGTACGTTGGCATCCACAACCTGTGGACATGTTTGCTTCATTCGGTGGACCTTCCCGTGTGGTGTCTCGAGcctcgtttaaaaaaatcacatgcatTTTCGTTTCTTGCTCCAGTTTGACGGTCCTCGGTGACCTGGCGCATTGAGAGGATTGGATCTGCTTATTCATAGAAAAATAGAAAGACTCGGGACCGACCGCGGACCGTGAGTGTCATGGAGGCACCTCCGGGTTGGATCTGCTGCTGCCAGGAGCGCACCTTGGATGAGCGGCAGTAAAGAAGAGGAGGGACGGGATGGCAGCCTCCAGTAATTCCAGCCTCTCCGGTTCATCCGTGTCATCTGGTAAGAGTTGAAATCCACCGTCTCACATTATAATTAATGCGTGGATAAACTTGGCTGGTCGCATATGAAATGTTACAGTAGTCCGTTGTTTTTATTCTTGCAAACGAAAAGCACCCACTGTCTTATTTTTGCGTATGAATTGGGATTTCAGTACGCCATCATCAATCACATCCACAGTTTCCTACTTGCCGTTCCACTTGGTGGTGGGCTGCAAGGAAGGATCATGTTTGGCACGTGTAGTCCACTTTCCACGCATGCGGCGCCAAGTTTGGAAGTTCTGTGGGGTTGTCAAAACCCAAAATATGTCACAATGCAGTGACACAGGGCTTCTTATATAATGTAGTATTTGAATTCATCGAGGCTTAGTTTGgcagcaaaatgtttttcacttTTTCTATCTATAAGAATTCAAGAAAGGTATTGATAATGGGATTTAGCCCCAACTCTTCTCTTACGGTACAATAtcttattttaattcatttctttctttttatttggcaTGCTAACTGCAAAAGTCGTCGTCAGTCTTTCCTATTGCAGTTACCTGAATGTCATAATGTACTGTACAgttttactctgaatgtgtgtgcgcattCACTTTGACCAAGGTTCCTCAGTAGGGGATCCCTGCACCCTTGTGGTTCATCTCagattttttcccaatttttcttctctctctctctctctctctgtctctctctctctctctctctctctctctctctctctctctctatatatatatatatatatatatatatattattcattcattcatcttcctaaccgcttgatcctcactagggttgcggggggtgctggagcctatcccagctgtctccgggcagtaggcgggggacaccctgaatcggttgccaaccaatcgcagggcacacagagacgaacaaccatccacgctcacactcacacctagggacaatttagagtgttcaataagcctgccatgcatatttttggaatgtgggaggaaaccggagcacccggagaaaacccacgcaggcccggggagaacatgcaaactccacacaggaaggccggagctggaatcgaacccggtacctctgcactgtgaagagccgacgtgctaaccactggactaccgggccgccatatatatatataattatttttttttgccatttcccCCACATTTTCAGTGCGAAATGtgtatgattgtttttttggaatgatttttAGTGGGGTTGGGGTTtcccccaatgcatttcaatgagcACCAACTATGCAGGGATTTTCACTATTCGTCGGCTGGCCCGTTTCCTATCCCCTGCAAACAGCGAAGCTCCACTGTATATTGAAACAACAGTTTTGGCCCAGGCAGAGTCACTTTTTCCTGAAGTGCTGCCCAGTGAGAGGGACAATCAGTCATAGCGTGTTGACAAAGCCTGAGGTATAACCACATGTTTCGCacagcattattttattttatgtgtggGCCTCAGAAAGCAGCCGCTTCTATACACGGTACGCCTTGACTGTTGCCTTGCTTGCTTGAAGAGGAAACACTTTTCTTTTCGATGGCATTGGGAGGGCTGTCATTACTACTCGGCGTAATTATCAGAGGTTACTAGCTGCACCGCCGCCAGGGATGGAGTGGTTGTCACAAGGGTATGATTATTTTCAAGTAGAGCTTTTTGGCAGGCAGCCTCAACATTTGAATAATCTCCACCACGCGGCAAACTGAATCCTGGCTGTTGCTGTTTGCTGACCCAAATCAGGCCGTCTGTTTTCTGGCTTCAAAGGAAGTGTTTTTTCCGCTCACTCTAGCTTCGCCAGCACGTTGTGAGTACGGATAAATAAAATGCTATACCTTGTCTATAGGAGAACAATACAGTGCGAGGCAATATGAACGCAATACATACAGCCTTAGCTGAGCTGTCGTTACCTTTTTATTAAAGGTGAAAAATTCCAAATGTCAAGAACACATTGCTGGCATTGTTGTACCATTGTTGGTACAAGCAAGAGCATTTACACCAGGAACAATGCTCCATTTCCCATATGGATTTCAAGAGAGAAATTACAGTATaagacagcaaaacaaaacacaagtatACCTTAAGCTTCAGGATGTGAATGACAGCATAGTTTAAGTAGATGGAATGAAAGCTACGTGTCTCTGCTCCACACCACCCAGCACATGTTTCTGCTAACGACTACCGTTCACCTCAAAAGTCTTTCCACTACTTACATTTGTCCTCCTTTCCAGCGAGGATCGTGTGAAACAAAATTTGTAGATGACAAGTACAGTGATTTGGCGATGGTGTTTTACAGCATCACAGAGGCTATCGAAATGTGGCTGCTCCACTGAGGCACATTGTACCTGCTGGCTCTAATCTACACCAAGGCAcgttgcatcatttttttttttttttttggactggggTCATGAGACACAGATGGTCTGCCTactgctgacacacacacacacacacacactcggaggGATAGCAACAATACCCTAGTTCTTCTCTTTCCTCTTGGGTGGTTCTGTAAACCTCTTCTCCAGCTTGGTAACAGTCACATGAATTTACGAGCTTACAGTGTGATGTGAGCTGTGCAAGAACACAGCGTCCATGAGGGAAACGATAACACCGTACCTTGCAGTATGACTGGACACATTCCTTTCATTGCATGGCTAATAACAAACATTATATGACCTCGTAGCCCCATTTTGAACACTGACATgtgagaaaatattttattaattttttgtaTGCCCAGCTTTAAAGGCTAGGCAATTCAGCAATAAATGATTTGTTGACCTCCTGGAGTAAATACCCTGGATATGTTTGAAGTGATGTCCAGCATCAGACCAAGTATACGGAAATGTTAAATGACTTATTTATATGATCAGTTGTTGCGCAACAATCGTTCCtagataatgttttttttggggttagaATAGGAAATAATTAATATTGCCCCTCGCTTCGGCCACTTCCCATCACGATGATTAAGATGAAGGTTAGCATTCGAAATCTTCAGTTTCATTAAAACACAAGCACGAAGGACACAACCTTCCTCCAAGGCCAATATGAAAAAGGCAATGTTTTATCAGCTATGCAATGCaaatagttcttttttttatttcttggccAATGCCATGGCCTCTACTATGGTTTGTTTGTGACTTGGCCGTGACACTGCTAACTGATTGAGAGGCCAAAAGGCATTGATTCAATGCCTAACCAATGGTGATGGTTGATTTACTTTCTGAAATAcagtaaaaatgcaactgtgcaACGTTTTGTCACATACCACTGACATCATGCTGACTTCATCAACGACTCAATTACAATACGTTCAGAATTTCACATGTTCTAGGAGCTTGAGTCTTTCCAAACGGCCAACAGCCTCTAAAATATCTTTACTCTCTCCACTTTTCTCACCAATTTCTTTGTGGCAATCCTTTTCCTCCGTGACAATTGCCACTTGGTTTTATGGTTCAATGAAAAGTATAATACAGTACAGTCAATTGTATGTGGAGCCTCAAAACCTGATAGGGCATTGCTGTTTTTCTACTGGACCGCATCGGTAAATGTGCTGTAATCAATTGCttggtgtgcgggtgtgtgcctcagacagtatttttttttcccccacaatggCCCAGTACATTTGCATTAAATCGCATTGTAAGTCttaggagacaccctgaacaaccattcgtgccaacaatcacacctcggaacaatttagagtgttccatcaacctgccgtgcatgtttttggaatctgagaggaaaccggagtacccggtgaaaacccacgtaggtatggggagaacattcaaactccacactagGAGACCAGAGCCCGGAATCGgagcctgcacctctgcactgtgaggtggacatgcaaaccagttgaccaccgtgctGCTTAAATATTTCACTCCTTAATGTaaacattgtacttttttttaaatcgacccACTCAAATATAGTTTCCacaattttatttagttatttattcatttttttg from the Hippocampus zosterae strain Florida chromosome 5, ASM2543408v3, whole genome shotgun sequence genome contains:
- the cpvl gene encoding probable serine carboxypeptidase CPVL, which gives rise to MGTWMETVGVLLLLCGAQVPVQTRRCSSFFCRKSLNVSSLNGVDPGVPLFLTPYLEKGAIDEARKLSVVGELPGQNVKSYAGYLTVNKEYNSNLFFWFFPALRPSPAGNAPVLLWLQGGPGGTSMFGLFVEHGPYVVYKNMTVDLRDYAWTLKYSVLYIDNPVGTGFSFTDDDRGYAQNQDDVGRDLYSALVQFFQLFPEYQSNDFFATGESYAGKYVPAISYYIHKNNPTAKVKINFKGMAIGDGLCDPEMMLGGYGEFLYQTGMIDEVQKQFVNKQTDLGVALIQQRKWVEAFKVFDSLLNGDLTEYPSFFQNATGCTNYYNYMLCREPEDQEYFSMFVTLPEVRRAIHVGNLEFHDGSQVEKHLMQDVMKSIKPWLGVLMDHYKVLIYSGQLDVIVAAPLTERFLPTVNWTGVADYKTAPRFPWKLQPDDTEVAGYVRQVGEFYQVIIRGGGHILPYDQPARSFDMIDRFLSTRGWI